The Chryseobacterium aureum genome contains a region encoding:
- a CDS encoding T9SS type A sorting domain-containing protein: MKKLYVCAFSLCTITGIFAQEVLWQKDIKSSSQDFLSQITTTIDGQYLVTGSSIQSDKLQQNNKQNNGYDFHLVKLNQQGEQVFEKYFSGNNHDYLSSTVTTQDGGFLISGTSYSGKGLDKKEDSKGGSDIWLIRINEFGDQLWQKTLGSSSDEEARSVIQTTDQGFFVAGNIQNSSKGYGSKDVLIIRLDKDGKTISEQTLGGRGLDEMEKMIPTRDGGALLGIYSRSQAMNDSKDNNAKQTENFGEGDYWIIKLSKDGKVEWEKNFGGKDDDHIRTMALTSTGYIIGGESRSERSGNKTVGIEEGTDVWVIALNERGEEQWQKSYNLGNRDILMGMNVLHSADDKSSKGIILGGYTQAKGRIQTDDETFWLLYIEQEGNEVWRKHVKGESRKKEERLSDLKLDKDGSIVLAGTSAEELGKENWKIVKLGDMQVNDLIEKYDIKIYPNPVSDYAYVEIGFDFKDANILLYDMSGRQLQSLTTKNRVTKLNTQALVQGAYLVTIKTDTNKTANAKLIKK, translated from the coding sequence ATGAAAAAACTCTACGTGTGTGCATTTTCTCTATGCACTATTACGGGCATATTTGCCCAAGAGGTACTTTGGCAGAAAGATATAAAATCCAGTTCGCAGGATTTTTTAAGCCAGATTACGACGACTATTGACGGGCAATATCTTGTCACAGGAAGTTCTATTCAAAGTGATAAACTCCAACAGAACAACAAACAAAACAACGGTTATGATTTTCACCTTGTAAAACTGAATCAGCAGGGAGAACAGGTTTTTGAAAAATATTTTTCAGGAAACAATCACGACTATCTATCTTCAACTGTCACTACCCAGGATGGAGGATTTTTGATTTCAGGCACTTCATATTCAGGTAAAGGTTTGGATAAAAAAGAGGATTCTAAAGGAGGTTCAGACATTTGGTTAATTCGAATCAATGAATTTGGAGACCAGTTATGGCAGAAAACATTAGGAAGCTCATCAGATGAAGAGGCAAGATCAGTGATTCAAACGACTGACCAGGGATTTTTTGTAGCAGGTAATATACAAAACTCTTCTAAAGGTTATGGTTCAAAAGATGTTCTGATCATCAGATTAGACAAAGATGGAAAAACAATATCTGAACAAACATTGGGAGGACGTGGATTAGATGAGATGGAAAAGATGATTCCTACCCGTGATGGAGGGGCATTGCTTGGAATTTATTCAAGAAGTCAGGCAATGAATGATTCCAAAGATAATAATGCTAAACAAACTGAGAATTTTGGTGAAGGTGACTACTGGATTATAAAACTGTCAAAAGATGGAAAAGTGGAATGGGAAAAGAACTTTGGAGGTAAAGATGATGACCATATCAGAACCATGGCTTTAACTTCTACAGGGTATATCATTGGAGGAGAGTCAAGATCGGAAAGATCAGGTAATAAAACGGTAGGAATTGAAGAAGGAACAGACGTTTGGGTAATTGCTTTGAATGAAAGAGGCGAAGAACAATGGCAGAAATCTTATAACCTTGGCAACCGTGATATTCTGATGGGAATGAATGTTCTGCATTCAGCAGATGATAAGTCTTCAAAAGGCATTATACTAGGAGGTTACACTCAGGCTAAAGGCAGAATACAAACAGATGATGAAACTTTTTGGCTATTATATATTGAACAGGAAGGGAATGAAGTATGGAGAAAGCATGTAAAAGGAGAATCCAGAAAGAAGGAAGAAAGGCTTTCTGATTTAAAGCTAGATAAAGATGGTTCAATTGTTCTGGCTGGTACAAGTGCAGAAGAACTGGGAAAAGAAAACTGGAAGATTGTAAAGCTTGGAGACATGCAGGTTAATGATCTGATTGAAAAATATGATATCAAGATTTATCCCAATCCTGTCTCAGATTATGCTTATGTAGAAATAGGATTTGATTTCAAAGATGCCAATATCCTATTGTATGATATGTCTGGAAGACAGCTTCAGAGCCTTACAACCAAAAACAGAGTCACTAAGCTAAATACTCAGGCTTTAGTTCAGGGAGCTTACCTGGTAACTATAAAAACAGACACAAATAAAACAGCTAATGCTAAACTAATTAAAAAATAA
- a CDS encoding T9SS type A sorting domain-containing protein has protein sequence MQKLARGNGSTTDSSSFVSIACPVINLAVEEITSSANNLKVFPSPVNDILNVSSDQKIISVTIFNTAEQLILTKAINDKIAAVDVSGLVSGIYLVKINLDNRNVKTVKVIKR, from the coding sequence TTGCAGAAGTTAGCGCGAGGTAACGGTTCGACAACGGATAGTTCTTCGTTTGTATCTATTGCATGTCCTGTAATTAACCTGGCAGTTGAAGAAATTACCTCTTCAGCAAATAATTTAAAAGTTTTCCCAAGTCCTGTAAATGATATTTTAAATGTATCTTCTGATCAGAAAATCATCTCAGTAACCATTTTTAATACTGCGGAACAGTTGATCTTAACCAAAGCGATCAATGATAAAATAGCAGCAGTTGATGTTTCAGGACTGGTATCAGGAATCTATCTGGTGAAAATAAATTTAGATAACAGAAATGTAAAAACCGTGAAAGTAATTAAAAGATAA
- a CDS encoding helix-turn-helix domain-containing protein, protein MIKGPNYKKIYTDMVLAKYPNKIEVCGNILNKESMSILDVITLNRILFETDNEIANQKLRSYDKRTVMEILNYQKKNKLNNIQTAMHFKLSRNTITKWKKSFL, encoded by the coding sequence ATGATAAAAGGACCCAATTATAAAAAAATATACACCGATATGGTGCTGGCTAAATATCCAAATAAAATTGAGGTGTGCGGCAATATTTTAAATAAAGAATCGATGAGTATTCTTGATGTGATTACGCTGAATAGAATTTTATTTGAAACAGATAATGAAATCGCTAATCAAAAACTGAGATCCTATGATAAAAGAACCGTCATGGAGATTCTTAATTATCAGAAGAAAAATAAATTGAATAATATACAGACAGCAATGCATTTTAAATTAAGCCGCAATACAATCACTAAATGGAAGAAATCATTTTTATAA
- a CDS encoding fibrinogen-like YCDxxxxGGGW domain-containing protein, whose protein sequence is MKKYILLIFIMMITPFQGYAQVGINTTSPNSKSAFDIVSKDKNTGTLLTRLTTAQRNAITGLAATEDGLTIYNTDEKCYNYYQAANATWLSLCGTYKPAVYTVDCSKIKVFGTYTQGTSLNVNNYITMPVAVTTAGTYHIIAKTTNGYYFEKTGVFPNAGTFTISLSGSGAPSAGPQTDTVSFEYDGTIDTSCTSVTVAVNGSQISYGITCGGATVNGTYNAQTVLDYNTNTVTIPLANVDTGGQVTIISSSNNGVNFTDTETITTGSTSITLHGSGTPTSAGVFTYTFTTNGANAQTCTFSVTFDTTKGTFADPADRCLDIYNLGKRTDGEYWIKTGSSDATPLKTYCDMTHGGYTLLWSYSEKTAYTGGGLYGTANSMYIGANSGAVALSANSPQNVVTATAGVMNYTNYRIPLTAMQNSKSATLGDYRVQITNNPTNMNDSWGNGNFFNAKPTTGYDYIANGSSTCEHPLVPTTGKIFGYVYDGRTNNATYNNVATAGRVCPYINTGYTSHWDAGGRIAGTITAPDGTSINASSFNNLFGFFGEVEGNHLFGKCTTDDNSFATQTCSYTLLRPHSFNSGEGRYLQWFVK, encoded by the coding sequence ATGAAAAAATATATATTACTCATTTTCATAATGATGATCACTCCTTTTCAGGGGTATGCCCAAGTGGGAATTAATACAACCAGCCCTAACAGTAAATCTGCATTTGACATTGTTTCCAAAGATAAAAATACAGGAACTTTGCTTACGCGTCTTACAACTGCCCAACGAAATGCTATCACCGGGCTGGCGGCTACTGAAGACGGATTAACTATTTATAATACTGATGAAAAGTGCTATAATTACTATCAGGCAGCCAACGCCACCTGGCTAAGTCTTTGCGGAACATACAAACCAGCTGTTTATACTGTAGACTGTAGCAAAATAAAGGTTTTTGGAACGTATACTCAAGGAACTTCCCTTAATGTAAACAATTATATCACGATGCCGGTTGCCGTTACAACAGCCGGGACCTACCACATCATTGCCAAAACAACCAACGGATATTATTTTGAAAAGACAGGCGTATTTCCGAACGCCGGAACTTTCACCATTTCCCTGTCCGGCTCAGGAGCTCCTAGTGCGGGGCCTCAGACCGATACCGTATCTTTTGAATATGATGGAACTATTGACACTTCATGTACATCTGTAACTGTGGCGGTAAACGGTTCACAAATAAGTTATGGTATCACCTGTGGGGGCGCAACGGTAAACGGAACCTATAATGCACAGACGGTTTTGGATTATAATACCAATACGGTAACAATACCTTTGGCTAATGTGGATACAGGAGGTCAGGTAACCATTATCAGTTCATCTAATAATGGAGTGAATTTTACAGATACAGAGACAATCACAACAGGGAGTACTTCAATAACGCTTCATGGTTCAGGAACTCCAACAAGTGCCGGTGTATTTACCTATACTTTTACAACCAACGGTGCGAATGCCCAAACCTGTACATTTTCTGTAACATTTGATACTACCAAAGGTACTTTCGCAGACCCGGCAGACAGATGTTTAGATATTTACAATCTTGGTAAAAGAACGGATGGTGAATACTGGATCAAGACAGGTTCTTCAGATGCTACACCACTCAAAACGTATTGTGACATGACTCATGGAGGGTATACTTTATTGTGGTCATACTCTGAAAAAACGGCTTATACAGGAGGAGGCCTTTACGGGACGGCTAACAGTATGTATATTGGTGCAAATTCAGGTGCTGTAGCGCTTTCTGCTAATTCACCACAGAATGTTGTTACAGCTACAGCAGGTGTGATGAATTATACTAATTACAGGATACCTCTTACAGCAATGCAAAACTCTAAAAGTGCAACACTGGGAGACTACAGGGTTCAGATCACCAATAACCCAACTAATATGAATGATAGCTGGGGGAATGGTAATTTTTTCAATGCAAAACCAACAACAGGGTATGATTATATAGCTAATGGTTCGTCCACTTGTGAACATCCACTTGTTCCAACCACAGGTAAAATTTTCGGATATGTTTATGATGGCCGTACCAACAATGCTACTTATAATAATGTTGCGACAGCAGGTAGAGTCTGCCCATATATTAATACCGGTTATACTTCTCACTGGGATGCGGGAGGACGTATTGCAGGGACGATCACTGCACCGGACGGTACTTCAATAAATGCATCATCATTTAATAATTTATTCGGATTTTTTGGTGAGGTTGAAGGGAATCACCTATTTGGAAAATGTACTACTGATGATAACAGTTTTGCGACACAAACATGTTCTTACACTTTATTAAGACCCCACTCTTTTAATAGTGGAGAAGGGAGATACCTGCAGTGGTTTGTTAAATAA
- a CDS encoding helix-turn-helix domain-containing protein, which translates to MTAKKNIIDSIDRLKRELLDRYILLMITLFIIYVSIFYFYIYNKIVIIYLLSGICVLSYGYIIVRKRYSIKSIVHTYLIIAPLYNIYIILFFWKSSVASLCWLIPIPLGSQIFFQRKQTIIYTGYLIVLVIIIYLIAENLPVNFQQYSQSQILVTDILLFISNILIVCLLVYYKDLIRRQEIKLELEGSRLNLSPYKAKKRERQVISNDIDLDTLENIFSKIDESMEKNAFFKDSKFNLSSLSAALHINHHYISKAIHNKGYSNFNSYINNYRVNYIKILLDEVDLQKTTLMYIYTEAGFSNQSTFNRVFKQIEGITPSDYIQKKINEIKK; encoded by the coding sequence ATGACTGCAAAAAAAAATATAATTGATAGCATTGACAGGTTGAAAAGAGAATTGTTAGATAGATATATATTGTTAATGATAACTCTATTTATTATCTATGTTTCCATTTTCTATTTTTATATATACAATAAAATAGTTATCATATATTTACTAAGCGGAATATGCGTTCTATCTTATGGATATATCATTGTAAGGAAAAGATATTCAATAAAATCAATTGTTCATACCTATTTGATAATAGCCCCCTTATACAATATTTATATCATCCTCTTTTTTTGGAAAAGCTCTGTTGCCAGCTTATGCTGGCTCATCCCCATTCCTTTAGGATCACAAATCTTCTTTCAAAGGAAACAGACCATAATTTACACCGGGTATTTAATAGTGTTAGTCATTATTATTTATCTTATTGCTGAGAATTTACCCGTCAATTTTCAGCAATATTCACAATCACAAATACTTGTTACCGATATTTTACTTTTTATATCCAATATTTTGATCGTATGCCTGTTAGTATATTATAAGGATTTAATAAGAAGACAGGAAATAAAATTAGAGCTGGAAGGAAGCAGGCTAAACCTCTCACCTTACAAAGCAAAAAAGAGAGAAAGACAGGTGATCAGCAATGATATAGATCTTGATACCTTGGAGAATATTTTCAGTAAGATAGATGAAAGCATGGAAAAAAACGCATTCTTCAAGGACAGCAAATTTAACTTGTCTTCATTAAGCGCTGCCCTGCACATTAACCATCATTATATTTCAAAAGCAATTCACAATAAAGGATATTCTAATTTTAACAGTTACATCAATAATTACAGAGTTAATTACATTAAAATATTATTAGACGAAGTCGATTTGCAAAAGACAACATTGATGTATATTTATACTGAAGCAGGTTTTTCTAACCAATCCACATTTAATCGGGTCTTTAAACAAATTGAAGGTATTACTCCTTCGGATTATATTCAAAAGAAAATAAATGAAATCAAAAAATAA
- a CDS encoding sterol desaturase family protein: MDSREIINAYATSISEYVLIASFFYIICYKIFSYALKASKIQKKDLNSGDIRREITNSLLSTFVMSLIIVTVITTDLVKYTQWYTDINEHSLWWIPAVFIMGLIIHDTYFYWLHRLLHIKSIFKYAHLTHHKSTNPTPYASYSFHFLEAIGEALIVPIIIVLLPFHPISLFLFLVSSLLINAYGHLGYEIAPRWFRGSFLFTILTTSTYHNLHHSKFKGNYGLYFRFWDKMLGTESANYENVYDEIQNRRFPS; encoded by the coding sequence ATGGATTCAAGGGAAATAATTAATGCATACGCAACTTCTATTTCAGAATATGTATTGATAGCCAGCTTTTTTTATATCATCTGCTATAAAATATTCAGCTATGCACTGAAAGCGTCCAAAATTCAAAAGAAGGATTTAAATAGCGGTGACATTCGAAGAGAAATAACAAATTCACTGTTGTCTACATTTGTTATGTCATTAATAATTGTTACGGTTATTACTACCGATTTGGTAAAATACACCCAGTGGTATACCGATATTAATGAACATTCATTGTGGTGGATTCCGGCAGTTTTTATTATGGGCTTGATAATTCATGATACTTATTTTTATTGGCTGCACAGACTGCTTCACATCAAAAGTATTTTTAAATACGCACATCTGACGCACCATAAATCTACCAATCCAACCCCATACGCATCATACTCATTCCACTTCCTGGAAGCGATCGGAGAAGCACTTATTGTACCCATCATTATCGTTCTGCTCCCATTTCATCCGATAAGTTTATTCCTATTTCTTGTCTCGTCTTTATTGATTAATGCTTATGGACATCTAGGTTATGAAATTGCTCCCAGGTGGTTCAGGGGTTCTTTTCTGTTTACGATCCTCACAACCTCTACCTACCACAATCTGCATCATTCTAAATTTAAAGGTAACTATGGATTGTATTTCAGATTTTGGGATAAAATGTTAGGGACAGAATCTGCAAACTATGAAAATGTATATGATGAGATTCAAAACAGAAGGTTTCCAAGTTAA
- a CDS encoding transposase yields the protein MKYKNINIGELIKKRVQDVGIDTDRICSFMKINEKEIEDMYHDKNIDTDILLKWSKLLEYDFFRIYTQHLILYAPQTSLKKHTSKEGPPKFRKNIYTQELIDFILDLIKSGKKTRSEIINEYQIPKTTLYKWITKNGTFNNDQNS from the coding sequence ATGAAATATAAAAATATTAATATCGGTGAATTAATAAAAAAAAGAGTTCAAGATGTAGGTATTGATACAGACCGGATATGCTCTTTTATGAAAATAAATGAAAAGGAAATCGAAGATATGTATCATGATAAAAATATAGATACGGATATCCTTTTAAAATGGAGTAAACTCCTGGAATATGATTTTTTCAGAATATATACCCAGCACTTAATTCTATATGCCCCTCAAACCTCTTTGAAAAAGCACACCTCAAAAGAAGGCCCTCCCAAATTCCGTAAAAATATATACACCCAGGAATTAATAGATTTCATTTTAGATCTGATAAAAAGTGGAAAAAAAACAAGAAGCGAAATTATAAATGAATATCAAATACCTAAAACCACTTTATACAAATGGATTACGAAAAACGGTACGTTTAACAATGATCAAAACAGTTAA
- the katG gene encoding catalase/peroxidase HPI produces MEKDLNDISKCPFHNGTMKKNVAGGGTQNADWWPDQLRVDLLRQHSSLSDPMDKDFDYAKAFENLDLEAVKKDLHALMTDSQDWWPADFGHYGPLFIRMAWHSAGTYRVGDGRGGAGAGQQRFAPLNSWPDNVSLDKARRLLWPIKQKYGRNISWADLLILTGNIALESMGFKTFGFAGGRADVWEPDADVYWGSEKTWLGGDLRYAHGSEGVPEGHSAVLPTDDNADGDIHSRNLEKPLAAVQMGLIYVNPEGPDGNPDPIAAAKDIRDTFGRMAMNDEETVALIAGGHTFGKTHGAGPADHVGKEPEGAGIEQQGLGWASTYKSGSGRDAISSGLEVTWTETPTQWSNYFFKNLFENEWELTKSPAGAHQWVAKDGADIIPDAFDASKKHKPTMLTTDLSLRLDPVYEKISRHFYENPDAFADAFSRAWFKLTHRDMGPRARYLGPDVPQEELIWQDPIPEVNHELVDENDVEALKSKVLNSGLSNTELISTAWASASTFRGSDKRGGANGARIRLEPQRNWEVNNPSQLNKVLGILEDIQKEFNDSQNGGKKISLADLIVLAGNAAVEVAARNAGQEVKVPFAPGRMDASQEQTDVESMGYLEPAADGFRNYLKRKYTVSTESLLIDKAQLLTLTAPELTVLIGGMRALDTNFDGSKHGVFTSRPGALTNDFFVNLLDMGTQWKAMSDDQELYIGTDRTTGQPKWTATRADLVFGSNSELRAIAEVYGSYDAQGKFVNDFVAAWTKVMNLDRFDLV; encoded by the coding sequence ATGGAAAAAGATTTGAATGACATCAGTAAATGCCCGTTTCATAACGGAACCATGAAGAAGAATGTAGCAGGTGGAGGTACCCAGAATGCAGATTGGTGGCCAGATCAGCTTAGAGTAGATCTTCTGCGCCAGCATTCTTCCCTTTCTGATCCTATGGATAAAGATTTTGATTATGCCAAAGCATTTGAAAACCTTGATCTGGAAGCCGTAAAAAAAGATCTTCATGCATTAATGACAGATTCACAGGACTGGTGGCCTGCAGATTTTGGTCATTATGGCCCCCTGTTTATCCGTATGGCATGGCATAGTGCAGGAACGTACCGTGTAGGTGACGGAAGAGGAGGTGCAGGAGCGGGACAGCAGCGTTTCGCACCATTGAACAGCTGGCCGGATAACGTAAGCCTTGATAAGGCAAGAAGACTATTGTGGCCCATCAAACAGAAATATGGAAGAAATATTTCCTGGGCAGACCTTTTGATCCTTACCGGAAACATCGCTCTGGAATCAATGGGATTCAAAACATTCGGATTTGCGGGAGGACGTGCTGACGTTTGGGAACCGGATGCAGATGTATACTGGGGATCAGAAAAAACATGGCTTGGAGGCGATTTGCGTTATGCTCACGGCTCGGAAGGAGTACCGGAAGGGCATTCAGCAGTTCTTCCAACTGATGACAATGCAGATGGAGATATCCATTCAAGAAATCTTGAAAAACCATTGGCTGCCGTACAGATGGGACTTATCTATGTAAACCCTGAAGGTCCGGACGGGAATCCGGATCCTATCGCTGCCGCTAAAGATATTCGTGATACTTTCGGCCGTATGGCGATGAATGATGAAGAAACAGTAGCTTTAATTGCCGGAGGACATACGTTTGGTAAAACTCACGGGGCTGGACCTGCTGATCATGTAGGAAAAGAACCTGAAGGAGCGGGAATTGAGCAGCAAGGACTTGGATGGGCAAGTACCTATAAATCAGGAAGCGGAAGGGATGCTATTTCCAGTGGTCTGGAAGTGACCTGGACAGAAACTCCTACACAATGGAGTAACTATTTCTTTAAAAACCTTTTCGAAAATGAATGGGAATTAACAAAAAGCCCTGCCGGAGCGCACCAATGGGTGGCAAAGGACGGAGCTGATATTATTCCTGACGCATTTGACGCTTCTAAAAAGCATAAACCAACAATGCTTACAACAGACCTTTCATTAAGACTGGACCCTGTTTATGAAAAAATTTCAAGACATTTTTACGAAAACCCTGATGCGTTTGCCGATGCTTTTTCAAGAGCATGGTTTAAATTGACCCACAGGGATATGGGACCACGTGCCCGCTATCTGGGACCAGATGTTCCACAGGAAGAACTGATCTGGCAGGATCCTATTCCAGAGGTGAACCATGAACTGGTGGACGAAAATGATGTGGAAGCATTAAAATCAAAAGTGCTGAATTCAGGACTAAGCAATACAGAACTGATTTCTACAGCATGGGCTTCAGCTTCTACTTTCAGAGGGAGTGATAAGCGTGGAGGAGCCAATGGTGCAAGAATCAGACTTGAGCCTCAAAGAAACTGGGAAGTGAACAATCCTTCGCAATTGAACAAAGTATTGGGAATATTGGAAGATATTCAAAAAGAATTCAATGATTCTCAGAACGGAGGCAAAAAAATATCACTGGCAGACTTAATCGTACTGGCAGGGAATGCGGCGGTAGAAGTAGCTGCAAGAAATGCAGGACAGGAAGTGAAAGTTCCTTTTGCTCCGGGAAGAATGGACGCTTCCCAGGAACAGACAGATGTAGAATCTATGGGGTATCTTGAGCCTGCCGCTGATGGATTCCGTAATTATCTGAAAAGAAAATACACGGTATCTACAGAATCTTTACTGATTGATAAAGCACAGCTGTTAACCCTTACTGCTCCTGAACTGACCGTTCTGATAGGGGGAATGCGTGCTCTGGATACCAACTTTGACGGTTCTAAACATGGTGTATTTACCAGCCGCCCGGGAGCCCTTACCAATGATTTCTTTGTGAATCTTTTAGACATGGGAACTCAGTGGAAAGCAATGTCTGATGATCAAGAGTTGTACATAGGAACTGACCGTACAACGGGTCAGCCGAAATGGACAGCCACGCGTGCTGATCTTGTTTTCGGGTCTAATTCTGAACTGAGAGCAATTGCTGAGGTATACGGAAGCTATGATGCACAAGGGAAATTTGTAAACGACTTTGTGGCAGCATGGACGAAAGTAATGAATCTGGACAGGTTTGATCTGGTTTAA
- a CDS encoding heme-binding domain-containing protein encodes MKKIIVILLVAFIIIQFFPIDKTNPPPTPGMDFLKIKNTPDKIANTLRTSCYDCHSNETKYPWYSSIAPTSWWVKNHIDEGRKNLNFSTFAVYEPKRQLHKLEECIEMVEKKEMPLESYYIGHQDAKLSDEQRADLVLYFKKIKEDTERKIMFSK; translated from the coding sequence ATGAAAAAAATAATTGTTATCCTTCTTGTTGCGTTTATTATCATTCAGTTTTTTCCGATTGATAAGACCAATCCTCCCCCGACACCCGGTATGGATTTTCTGAAGATTAAAAACACTCCGGATAAAATAGCGAATACCCTCAGAACATCGTGCTATGACTGTCATTCCAATGAAACAAAATATCCGTGGTACAGCAGTATTGCTCCAACTTCATGGTGGGTAAAAAATCATATTGATGAAGGCAGAAAAAATCTTAATTTTTCTACCTTTGCAGTATATGAGCCTAAAAGACAGCTTCATAAACTGGAAGAATGTATAGAAATGGTTGAGAAAAAAGAAATGCCGCTTGAATCTTATTATATAGGCCATCAGGACGCCAAATTATCTGATGAACAGCGCGCAGATCTTGTACTCTATTTCAAAAAGATAAAAGAGGATACAGAAAGAAAAATCATGTTTAGTAAATAA
- a CDS encoding thiol-disulfide oxidoreductase DCC family protein, whose translation MENWENKHIVFFDGDCGVCNFWVQWILERDRKDQFMFASLQSDFGQKFLSDRGLETNVFNTMYLWKPGRYYLIKSKAVLKIASLLGGIYKLSFIGKILPAFLSDKVYDIISRNRMKLANQKCYLPDQHQKKKFIQV comes from the coding sequence ATGGAAAACTGGGAAAATAAACATATTGTATTTTTTGACGGGGATTGCGGAGTCTGTAATTTCTGGGTGCAGTGGATTTTGGAGCGGGACAGAAAAGACCAGTTTATGTTTGCTTCTCTACAGTCTGATTTCGGGCAGAAGTTTTTATCTGACCGGGGTTTAGAAACGAATGTCTTCAATACTATGTACCTTTGGAAGCCCGGACGCTATTATCTCATTAAATCTAAGGCAGTACTGAAAATTGCCAGCTTATTAGGAGGAATTTATAAACTTTCTTTTATTGGGAAAATTCTGCCTGCATTCCTCAGTGACAAAGTATATGATATTATTTCCAGAAACAGGATGAAACTTGCCAACCAGAAATGTTATTTACCGGATCAGCATCAGAAGAAAAAGTTTATTCAGGTGTAA